The Acomys russatus chromosome 27, mAcoRus1.1, whole genome shotgun sequence genome includes the window AGAAAACTATAGGATTTTTGAATTTGAAAAGGCAGCTAAATCACGAGTCCTTAGTTTATAGAACCTACATAATACAGAATTCAAGTCTTACTCCTTATCAGTTGTACAAGTAGCTGAAATAGAACTTTATCTTTTGACCCTTTCCTAACACctatatcaataataataaaaattagaatgaaTATTCAAGACTAATGAGCaattaatattttctgttctgttttttttcttatggAATTGTAGCCTATTAGAGTAAAGTAACTATAACCCATGTCCCTTTGCTATTTGGTAATTAAGACTTTACTAATGAGGAATGGTTGGGTAAGTATGTTAAGTCACCTTAAATTTTAAGTTGTATTGCAtttaatgctgagattatatttaaaattctaatttatcttctttttaaactgtaaactgttttttgtttttgtttttgctttgtctatTTTTCAGTAATAATTGAGTCTGTGACTAACATACCTCCAGTTAATGAGGACACTGTCGTTTTCAAAAGTGATcgacaggcagcaggaaaggtTTGTGAAAACTCATACAAGTTATTGCTActttgttttctagtttctttgtCTTTAGAGTTTAGTAAACAGATCATCAAAGTTTATTTCATGCTTGATTCTTCATGTGTGCTATAAATTGGCTTACTATCCCTTAGAAAATTTGGCTGCATGAATCAATTCAcatgtgaagattttttttccatagtgTTTGTCAGATACTTCAAGGGGAGAAGTTCTAAACGTGAGTGCAACATTGCTTCTCTTTCCACAGATACTGCTGAATAGAACTTCCATAGTGTAGTaatggttcttcttcttctttaagttgGTGGCTTTGAAACTCTTCAGATGAAAGTACagagtggaatttttttttaaaaaaaagatttatttaagtatacagtgtttcaccttcatgtatgcctgcccaccagaaaagggcaccagatctcactgtagatggttgtgagccaccatgtggttgctgggaattgaactcaggacctttggaagagcaggcagtgctcttaaccactgagccatctctccagccccagagtggaattttttttaatggaaaaagatTTCAGCAACAAATTCAGTGTTGCTTTACACACAACCTAGGGTGTTATCAATATGGGTTTAGTAGCCATGTCCATAGGGCCCCTTTTATCCTTTTAATGGGTAACCATGCATATCGATGCTTAATTTGAAGACCATACACTTTGCCCAGTAAGTAAGGTAATTGTGGACCTCTTAAGTTCAAGAGTATAAGTACTGAACAagtgttcatttttaaatcaGGTGTGCTGAGTAAAAGTGTACCTGCTTGAAAACAAACCTGTGGCTCTCTGCAACTTGCTCTTAGAATTTAGTTCTTCCCACgtgagatttgttgttgttgtttgtttcaacGGATTGGAGTAAGTTACATTgagtcagaaagaagaaaatattcctgACAGAACTCGCATACCTTtttctgtgctttgctttctccactgtcttacttttttaaaagggtagcattaatattttattgtcatttataaTCAGGTGGCAGTTGGATATAGACTTCCTACACTTCATAGTTgtttttggaaattaaaaaagtTTACAAGATTTAAACAGCTGGTGGCTGGTTAAGCTTTTCAGTGTGTGATTAGGCAAACTCAGTAATAGTGGCTTCAAGCTCTTCCTTGTTAGCACAAGAGAATTCATCTGTCTTTTGACCCTTTTTATAAAACTGGAAGTTTGGCATGCGTTGACTTCACAGTCCGCAGCAACATCCTGGCCATCATCCACGTATACGTAAGGAACACCACAATGGAATACTTTCCAGAGAGTGAGTGAAAGAAGGGCTTGATTATTTTGCAAGGTCCACACCACGTGGCAGAAAAGTCCACAACTACAAGTTTGTCTCCTGCAGGGACCAGGGCCTCCTGGAAGCGTCCTTGCCCTCCGTCAGCTTCACCATTTTGGCTGTCTCAGGGAGGGACCACACGAGCTTCTGCCAAATCTGGTGGAAATGGATCTCAGACACCCAACAGCGCTTGCacctgttttaattttaaaacagcttAGAAAGGATCAAGTTTTATCAAGTTCTGTCACCTTTCACCACCTACATATGTTAAATTTGGCGGGTTAGTTTACCATGGCCAATTGCAAAGCAGTTGGGGACAGGATTTATTGGCATTGAGAACCTTTTATTCTGGGGAAGGTTTGTGTGTGGAAACTGAAGTGCTTCCCCTGTGAAATGCTTTTGGTGCCATTGTGCATCTCCACATGGAGAAAACAATCCAGggtggaaagagggaaggagtgtTAGAGACTGCATGGCCGTGCTGTCCGTCGCTTTCTGTGTCCAGGGCACTATTGTAGGAGACACCAACTTTGCCCGAGTAAAAACAGAAAGTTTGTTGCTGTCCTTGAGGAAGTGGTAATAGACAGGAGAGGGAAGAAGCAAGGGAAGCCTGCtacttgagttttcttttaaCCTGAAACAAAATTACTAAGCTTGACTGTTTTCATAACATCTGCTTTTTTTCTTATGCTGTCTTGGGCAATTTGAATCTAAGAATACATGTTTTGCAAATTTAACCCTAaaaatggctttttgtttgttgtttgagacagggtttctctgtgtagccgtggttgtcctggactcactttgtagaccaggttggccttcaactcacagagatccacacgccgctgcctctcaagtgctgggattaaaggtatatgccaccatgccggCCTAAAAGTGGCATTTTTGTGCTgaaaatatatgtgcattttCAGACGAGTCGTCATTCATACACATTAGATGAAAAATCTATGCATGGAGGTAAAAATTACATCTGGGTTTAAATTTCACTTAGAGAACTTTGTAAACTTGAAAAGTAGTAGGTAAGCTTGCATTCAGTGGTCTGAGCAGAAGTGAGTGTGATCCTACCTCGAAGagggaaataaaatgtatttatagatCTAAACACCCATTTTTCTGAAGTGGGGTTGAAGCAGAGCTAGGTAAAGATATTTGTGAAACCAGTGAccagaattaaaaaatacaagcttctttaggtctgtttcCTGACAGATTTCTATTTAGAGAAAGTCGGTGTAACCTGGTCTGGTATGGACAGAGTCTGACCTGGTGAGTGACGAGAAGGGGAGATGTAGCTCATTCTCCATTAGAGTCTGTGCGGTGGCTGGGCCAGGTGTCTATACCCTCCTGTGTCTTTGCCCTGCTGCACTCAGGACAACTGAGAACAGCTCTGCGGAGAGATTCTGGCACAGCACACCCTGTTACTACTTGTTTCCTAACAGCTCTGTATGTTATACAAGTGCTGTGTTGTGGTGGCATGTGTTCACTGCTTTGACAGGAAGCCTTTGTATAAAATGTTTGCAGGATATATCTTATTTAAGATAAAAAGATGCACCGGGTAggggtgacacacgcctttaatcccagcacttggaaagcagaggcaggtggatctctaagtttgaggtcaacctggtctacaaagtgagtccaggacagccaaggctacacagggaaaccctgtgtcagaaagcaaaactacaacaataacaacaacaacaagaaagagaaagaaagaaaggaaagaaagaaaggaaagaaagaaaatacagagttGCTTGTAGGTGGCTCAAAGTAAATGTCTCAGTTCTTCCTATTCTAAACTTTGTTTTTTATGCTTTTCTCAGTCTTAAGTTTTCCTGTTTTAACTTCACATTGGGTATGCAGTTACAGACTTTCCAAAGGTGAATAGAATATTAGAGCAGGGATGCAGAGAACTCTTAGGGACTCTGTGACAAGGTGACACTACCCAAGACCAACTGTAAAGCTGCTTGTCACAGTTTCGCCCTCAGGTGTTGCTCAACATCAGATCTATGCTGAGGTCCataaggggttttttttttaatttttattgtttctctgatttattttaaagtaatgctactacattcttcttttaaataatcCTTATTAGGTAAATTATTTCTTTGAACTCAGCTAAATTTTTCTGTGGCTGAAGTACAACCATGAACACCTACCATACTAGTCCTCCTGCATGCTAAGTCTGTGATAACAGTCCCATTACTTGCTACACGAAACTCTTTTTACTTAAAACTTTGTAATGGCTTAATTGTAGCTGTGAAGGAAAAATACTTCAGATCCTAAGGGAAGGGTTACTTTAAATGTGTGCAAGAAATTTCAGTGTCTCAATTTAGTATAAGCCTGAAGTTTCATAGGGAGCCTCTGGTGAAATCATTGCCAtgattaagaaataaaatcatactATCTAGAGAATTAGACTCTGGGGATGAGCCTTATGTACCAGGTTACAGTGATTACCATATGTTATTAGAGTcatagtttagtttttaattgaTGTATATTATCACTATTTTATCTAGAAAGTTAAAAGTTTTGAATTACTAAAGGTAATGAGTTACTTGAGGTGTCCATAGCATAGACTAGGACGAGTGATGGACTGACAGCCCTCCGTCccgtgcatttttttttttttttttttttttttgagacagagtttctctgtgtagccttggccatcctggactcactttgtagaccaggctggcctcgaactcacagcgatccgcctgcctctgcctcccgagtgctgggattaaaggcgttcaccaccatgcccggctccgtGCATTTTTTTATCGGATGAAGTCAATTTTTCTAAACCCTTTctattgttgttttagtttttaaattgaaAGGAGTATTAATATTGATGCTACTAGTTTTATTtcagaatgttttaatttttattattttaattgccaCTGCTTATTTTAGAGAATTCATAAGCTTAAGAATAGTCTTATCTTACTAGGCTAGCAGCTTTGTTCCCAATGTAGATGAACAAAAGATTGAATCACAAAATGAGAACACTTAAGAAATCAGGCACGCTCAGTGCCATTAGTTAGGTAGTTGGTAAGGACTACTTTAGAGTCTTTAATCAGCCGGCTTTCAGCTGTGACAGTTGCATCTCTTCCGAATCAAGACTTAACGTGATTTCATCACCGCATGTGATACTGAAGAAATTTGAAACCCCCGAAACTGCCTTAGATAGTACAAGTTAGTAAAGTGTGCTAGATCGTGAAAGAGGCTCTTTTTGTCTACTCAGCACAGCTATGGATTTGCAGCAGGTCTCCAGCTCCGGCCTCCCTTGGCTTGGATTGCAGCCTTACAGCACTGGTCAGCTGCTTGGCTCCTCTCGAACCTGGAGAAAAGCCATAGCTCCACTTTCCAATTTTATGAAAACAGCATAATCGACACTTTAGCATGGTTTTATGCTCTCCATCATAAGATCCAACTTTGGACTGTGTCCTATAGTTTTGTGTAGCATATAACTCATGAACACTGATAGAAAGCTATTATTTGCATCTAGTAGGTACTACTGAAATGATTTGAATTTACCAAAAAACAAACTTGCTATTgttttatttgcaaaaaaaaGGCTGTACGTAGTAAGCTATTGCATTTGTGGTCAAAATAAGAAAACTTCAggtgtaaaagtaaaataatttattattgtaaTATAGAATTGCCTTGTTTTACCAATTATCAGTGTGTTTAAAATTCTTGCCACCTTTTCAAATCATTATTGAGGGATACATATTTATTGTCTTCTGTTTTGTAGATATTTGAGATATTTGGACCTGTTGCCCATCCATTTTATGTATTGAGGTTTAATTCTTCAGATCACATTGAGAGTAAAGGTGTTAAAATAAATGACACTATGTACTTTGCTCCGTCAATGAAGGACTTCACTCAGTATATATTCACAGAAAAACTCAAACAGTAAGTGCCTCGTTACTATGTTATTCATGTGTCAGTCATTTATATTTTACGACTGATTCTCATAGATGGTAATTTCTTATACATAAATGGTGGCTATGTTCTagacagctttcttttttaatgaatatttttgaGAGCTATGATTTGTCATCAGCATTAACACATAGGGAATATGTAATATTAATACATAATAGTTAGCCACTAGGAACATAATGAATTCTAGTTTATTGTTTTTTcccattatatattttattgtacaaaCTACTCAGTGTTAGTATTACTgcataagaaaattatttacaatAAAGTCATaagtttaaagaaatgtttttagtttgttgtttgtttgtgtaaggCAGGGTATCTTTCTGGACccatttctgatcctcctgcctccatctcccaaatggTTAGTTTACAAGTTGGTACCACTATGCCCCGCCTTAAAACAAGCACTATTCTCATCTGTAACACCTAAGAAGTTTTTTATACCACTTTCATATTAAATCAGGTTTCTAAATTTCATTTACTATTTCAGAAGTAAAAATTTTGGTCTTTGTAATTGACAAATCATTTGTAAGAATCTGAACAGGAACCATTTggcctcaattttatttttccagctgTGGGTGGTAATTTTCCTACATGAAGTGGTAACAGGATTTAATAATTTAAATCGATACTGAGTCATAAAggcattatttatattttaaataatgcttAGATAATGACCTGTTCATTCTCTCTTAAATATTAAGGTGCTACCCATGTATGTGCCACATATGTAACCTTTAACAAATACCCAGAAAGGTTTTATGAAAATGCTTACAAAATAGTTATATAGAAGCAGTACtttattcttatatttcatttctGAGAAGAAATATGAATAAGCCTGATAAGGGAACAGTGAGACTGTATGGTAGAAGATGtacacatttattcatttgatgTCTCCTGAATGCAGAAGTTGGCTTTTGGAGTAGAGTAGTTCACCCCCTTTGCAGTTCCACCCTTAGCGAGACTAGTTAAGTTAGCTTTCTGTCACTTGCAGTCTTGTTCCTTGATCTTTCCTTGATTTGGGTTTCTTATGTAGATACATGTGCTAAGGAACTTTGCTGTTAATCTTTATGAACTCCAGTTTGCAGATCCTACACATCAACTCTAGTACTGACTATTCAAAAGgagcactgtgtgcatgtgcgctGAATAGGTTAATGACAGCTGACTGAATGAAAAATAGTCATTGATAAATACCATATATAATGTCAAAAATCTCagtgaaaattttaaagcaatttacCGTTCATCAGTGTGATTGGCAGGCTGAAGTTAGTGGCACTAATTCTGGagcatctcatttatttttaagatctaATTtaaagtttgaggccatctaGTCAGAAAAATTTGCATTAATGTAGGAGCAAGAAAGATGGCTGAGACCATGAAACAGTTAAGattaaaaagacttttaaatgaagttttagaaattataaatattCTCTGATACTTAGACTTTTTCACATTGTATAATTTCCCACCAAAAGTTACTAATTTCGTCTCTAATGACTCGTTTCATATAGCTGTCTGCTACACTGCAGTGTCCTTCAGAATGTCTCGTCATCTTCCTCCCCAAAGTCACCAGTCTTTCCTTAACCCTTTTGCTTAGAGTCCCCCACAGAGACTTGGTGATATTAGTGAATTAAGGGGAAAGAgctgtctttgcctctgcctgTTGCAGTGAAGCACTAGAAAGGGAATTGCTCGGTTACTGTTCATAGCATCTGCAGCAGCTGGAACATCTTCAAGTGTGTGGCTGTGAACAAAGTTTTATACAAAAGTCAGGCATCTTGAAAGTGAAAATCAAAAGTATAGAACCACTTACTCTGTTCAGCATACACAGTCTTCTCAGTTCCCACAGTGCCGACAcatgtgcccgtgtgtgtgtgtgtgtgtgtgtgtgtgtgtgtgtgtgtgtgtgtgtgtgtttcttataagGCACCCATGTTATTTGAGGTTGGTAAAGGACACAAAATACAATCTTTTAGTTTCTTACTGTTTGCATATAAAAGTAAAGGTTGGGCTCACCTAATTTTCCATAGTGTTAGGTTCTATAAGCACTTACCAGAATCTGATCCTTTCTAGGGACCGAGGATCAGATGCCTCCTGGAAGAACGATCAGGAACCACCTCCAGAAGTTAGTATGAGCCTTCCATTTACTATTTTACAAGGCAGCACGTGCCTTGATCATATACATTGTTAACTCATCCCAACCTACTTACCTTATAATTTGCATTTGTATCAACTTTGTTGATAGGCAAAATGTTATTACTTAACATTgagtttttttcttaagtttattGAACGGCAATGTGGGACCTAGTTGCATTTGGCTGTGATGCAAAGTAAGCCACTCATTAGGCGTGGGGTGGAGCCACCAGCAGGTGCCAACTCTGCTCCCTCATGTTTGTACAGCACAGTTACTCTTTCGAGACTCCAACTCTtgattttgtgctttttttctgtgTCAATAGGAGATAGTTAGTTTCATCTCTAGAGATGGCTTATGGTTTAATCTTTCTAGAGCATTTGGGAATCATATGCAAATGAGTCATGATTACTTGGTTCCACTCCCAAGTGATGCAGAACAGGGTATTCTAAagattttgtgttgttttggtttaacTGGAGATTTAATTTCTGAATACTTCAAATGTCTCAAGCAGTCCTGAAGATCATGGTATGTGTAAATTTCTAACCCTTTTGAGGTATGAGTCAGGTTTATGCCCACTTCAGGAGATTTTAACAGGCATTAATCACTTAACTTAGGGAGTGGTCTATCTTTGTATGTACACCAGAATGTTACCTAGTGATGTTAAGAACGGATACTCACTCCACATTGTGCTGTGCTTACAGCATCTTAATAATGTAATTGcatgtttttaaagtgtgtggaTATTCACGTGGACCTGTTAAATCCCTATTTTAGGCCTTAGGTTTAAAGCTAATAGTTTTGGTAATATTAAGTTCTTAGGAAATTGGTTTGGTTCAATTTGTTTTTTACAGAATTATATCTCACATGCTATATGATTGTGGTTTtttgggagggtgggagtggcAGACTAGTTGATAAAAAACCATtggaatttaattttatataactgTTAATGACATCTTACAGTCTAAAAGAGTTCTCTAATTTTAGACCAGGACAAAATGCTGGACATATATAAAAGACATAGATTTCTTAGAAATACATCTTAGTCATCTTTATTTGCAATTTAAATATTCCCTGAATGCAAAATTGAATTTGtataagaaaaatgattttaggAGTGATAGCAAATTTTATATAAAGCAATCTGTAAAACTCCTCCCAATTACAAATTTTTCTCTCCTGAGAAGATAGTTATCTGACAATACAGTGCTCTGGTTCTATTGTATGAAAGAAAAGCTTTAGTTTGCCTTACGGTGCCTTTTTACTTTTGAGCACTTTTGACCGTGTGCATATTATTCCACTGCATTCTGCCTGTTGTCCTCACCCAGCCCTGCACTCCTAATACTGTCAGTGTTTGTGTGTCATATTGCATATTGTGAAGTCGATGAGCTTGATGGACAATGCCTGTGTCTGACTTCGAGTGAACGAATAGTGGGATGTCTCTCATTTCTACTTTGTATCTGGTGGTCTGTGAAAATAGCTTAGTCTTcattattgctttttttcttttttctttttcttttggcacTCATTGGCAGCTGGCATGATGATGAATCTTAAATCTAAGCAGGAAGTTGGACTTCTGGCCAGGGAATGGAATATGTATTTCATATCTCAAGATTTCTAATTTTGGCATTTTAAACTTAACCCATCTGAAGCCTTCTAGGAATTAAATAGACAGGGCCAGGGGGGAGGGGGTAGTATCCAGCTTAATAAAGTTACTAGGGCTTAAAAACAAAGTAACCAGAAATTTTTGCTATTACATTATATGCTACTTCACGTATTAATAGGCAATATTAAGTTGAAGTGAGTTACCTTTTTCTCATGGTCAGTGAGTAAGTAGCAGTTTGAGCCTCAAGTACAAATGCCTACCTTTTCATTGGTACATCAATAGTGAGTGAATCTCTACTTTTATCTGCAAGGCTTTGGATTTCAGtgatgatgaaaaagaaaaagaagccaaacagaaaaaaaaatctcaaattcaAGGCCGGAAAAAACTGAAATCGGAATTGACTGAGTCAAGTGAGTATATTGTTATTTTGTAGTCATTTTTTGCCTTCATCTACAAATATGTAAGTAAACATTAATGAGAGCATCACTGTTCTCTCCGTTTATCTCCCGATACTCCTCGTCTTGGAGGCACCACACAGCATGGACTAAGCTGAGTCTGTTAGAGGCAGCTGTGCTTACAGCGTGGCTTTCTCAAGAAATGGATTTACCCAGGTTTAGAATTCAGTAGTATGGCACCCACAACACATATTTTGACTTTTCCTGTTTataatcttttattattaaaaattaaactttttgaGATAATTATAGATTCATATAATTGCATTAACAACAAGAGAAATTAATTACATGCCCTTCACCAcgtttctttctcttaaaacatCTTGTAAACTTGCTGACTCACATCTAGGATTGTTACTGAGATAATGTCCTCAGGGCTCAGTATATCACTGACAGAACAGAGTGTTCCTTagtccttcatttgctttctAGTTGTGACTACTTATgtctttctgacctctgtgtctgtctctgctccttGCTTCCCTCGGTCTGCTTTGTAATGCTAACAGCGATCAGCTTCATGGCCTTCCATGTGCAGGTGCTACGCCTCTGGCCTGCTCTGTCATTGCTAGTCTCCGTTTCTTAATATCTGATCATTCAGGAATGTAACTGGAATCCTTTCATGGATCACACAAGGGTTAAGATCACATATTTGCTTTTGCGCTGATCATACTTCCCTGGAAATCCATTCAGGTTGCTAGATGTgcaaattatttgtttctttacagAGTCCTGTCCCTTGAGGGGGATTTGTACCATACGTTGTTTAACTACTAAATCCATTAAGTAACATCTgtcttgcttctatttttttgtCAGGAGTAAATCccctataaatattttttaaaataaattttcatttctctaggaCAAATACTAAACAAGAATGTAGCCTTCCTGCTCAGCCTTGAGTGTGGGTGGGGATAACGCTGTGTGGTTTTGTGGGGTTTGGATACAGCTACTGGTAAATGTTTTCTGGGTGCCTGGCCTTTCCTAATTCCTAAGCATTAATTTGTGCCTTTCAGTTCACTTAAAATTGAGTTTTCCATCATGTTAATAACTTAAAGGATGGAAGTCATTTTTTACAATGATCTAGATATATTAACTgaaatataattttgcttttatttttgcccTCAAAGGTGAAGATGTTGGTGAAGTGCATCAGAATTGGAATGCCTATGGCTCTCCTTCGGAACATTCAAAAGGATATCACAACAGGGAATTCACAAGAGGCTTTCCCAGGGGTAGATACTCTCAAGGAAGCCGCGGCAGGCCTCCACCTCATCAGTTCTATAACTCAGATCATATGGCATCTCAAGAGACTTTGGCATTTCCACCTCAGAGACAAGATAATCCTGTCATGACGCACtatccctttccccctcccatgTTTGATATGCATAACTTTCCACTCCCaccaccgcccccgcccccacccccatctgtaAACATGGGGTGGGCTGCACCTAACATGGCCTCTCATCCCTTGCTTAATTTACCATTTTCCCTGgccccaccaccccctcctccaccacctccccctccctctcccggGGAAAATAATTCTAATCATTTTGGACCTTACTATTAAGTGTATGCTTGTATTTCAGAGAAATATGGACTGTTCAGATTATATGGTAAAggatttttaaggaaaattattattgaactagatttttaaaaagcattgtaaaattctaaatgtaatgACCCAattgtatgttcatatgtattttaaataactcAGTTATAAGTTCATATATATTTGTAACCTTCATGAAAAGGTATTCATAGGTACAGTTCATctcattctttgagaaaaatccaGTTCATGTGATAGTTAAGTAAAATGTTGAGTCATGCTGTCCACTACCCGGCTCAGGAGACGGCATGCGGTATGGAGCAGCGTCAACAGGGCCTGTCATATGCTCAGAGCACTGTGTGTCTTTCCTATAATCTTACAGTAAGATGTTGATGTCCTactaaaaatctttaaaataaagtattttttataaaCTTGACACTGTTGGAATTTATTATAAGTGTGAGAATTCTTTAAACTTGATTTTCTTAGTCAAGGTAAGTGTGTGAAAGAGGAAGACTAAGCAGAAACTCCTAGTAGCTGGTTACTATTAACTGCATTGACAAACTTCCATTGTCTGTGTAGATCTGTCTTCATTGCTTAAGGTGTTACTTAGCTTTGCTGTTCATTCACTCACAGTAAGGTGTGTATGTGCCTTCCTTGTCTGTGCTTTCCAGTATCTAACGTGGGTGACATGCCTATTAAATGTATGTTTAATGACTGAATGAGTTTacagtttttaatttaatgagTGTTGTTTGCCAGCATTGGTATAAATGTTGAGTAATTAAGGAATGTTAGAACTTGAGGAGGCCTTCAGCATCGCTTGTACGCCCCACTTAGTAACTTGGGAGCCTGAGTGCTTGGAAGAGGCTCTCATATAATCGAGGCCACTTAGCTATTACAGTGGCAAGGAGCTGCAGCCaggcttctcttctttctcagcaCTTCGCTTGGTTGGTGTTTGCTAATTTTCATTCCCTGACATTCTTAGAATATTGTGTTTGTGTGGCACATGAGGAACTTGGAGATCACACTTCAGTTGTAAAAGTGCATTTAAAATCACCTTGGCCCTAAGCTCTAacctgaaaaggaaaaatatattgtTTCTTACTTAAAGTAGAAAACCCTTCATCTTTTTCTACACCAAATCTGGATACTCACAGGGGTTACATGCAGGTATTTGTCTCTACAGTCTACAGTTAATAAATATAGAATGTAAGTACTGTtgatgatggttttgttttttttttaagctgaattCTTGTTATCTTTTAGAAAAAAGATAGTGTGGTTCGTAGTAATTAG containing:
- the Naf1 gene encoding H/ACA ribonucleoprotein complex non-core subunit NAF1, giving the protein MEVVEATEQLQTLKFGGSGQASAAPPPPEERRDAEQAEHAPSSEAGGSAPQPDRPQPSEARAPGSDAVELPQVLQASYSSDSDSDSDSDSETDSDSSSSSSSSSSSSSSCVSLPPVLSDGEEDVQVEKENKNIPLKTKDELLLNELPSVEELTVTLPEDIALKPLGKVSSIIEQLVIIESVTNIPPVNEDTVVFKSDRQAAGKIFEIFGPVAHPFYVLRFNSSDHIESKGVKINDTMYFAPSMKDFTQYIFTEKLKQDRGSDASWKNDQEPPPEALDFSDDEKEKEAKQKKKSQIQGRKKLKSELTESSEDVGEVHQNWNAYGSPSEHSKGYHNREFTRGFPRGRYSQGSRGRPPPHQFYNSDHMASQETLAFPPQRQDNPVMTHYPFPPPMFDMHNFPLPPPPPPPPPSVNMGWAAPNMASHPLLNLPFSLAPPPPPPPPPPPSPGENNSNHFGPYY